In Clostridia bacterium, the DNA window AAGAATTCGGAACACTTGTTGCTCTGCTGGGTATAGGACTATTTATAATCAGCCTTGGTGCTCTCCTTTTGGATACGCCTTACTTCGGCAGACTTAAACTGCCTGTACCGGAAAATCTAAAGTTCAGGGGATCAAAGGCATTATGGGGAATAATGGCGGTTATAGCGACAGCTATACCGGCACTGACCTTCTTCAAATTCTATCACTTAGCTGATAAAATAACCGCCAAGGCTCTGATGCCGCAAAAAATAACCAACGCAATCGTAATCTGGGCCTTGCTGAACGCGCTTATTTTCCTGGTGATTTTCCTTATCTGGCATTTTGCATTTGCAAAGAAGGCTGGAGGTAACTATTACTCCTATGGTTTGTCTACAGACAGCGAAGGAAGGACATTTAAGTGGGGATATTTGGGAAAAACCTTCTTGTTGTCAGCTTTAGTTATTGCTTCTGCGTATTTGCTGTCTGTCATGGCGCTGGTTTTCTTTAAAGTTGACTTCCGCATATGGGTGGTTGCACTAAAGGCTATGAATACTTCTCAGCTTGGCATGTTCTTCATTTACCTCATACCGTTCTTCATATTCTTCCTGATAAATGGTTTGGCAGCTCATAGCTATCTTAGATTCAAGACCAATGAAGGTAATGGAAGATCGGCTGCGATATCCTATGTGGCCAGTGCTGCTATCGGTTGTCTGGGTATGGCTGTACTGGTAATCCTCCAGGTTGTCCATTTGCTGACAGCTGAGACGCTGATGTTTCCAACAGAGGCATTACAGGGAATTATTGCTTACCAGTTTGTACCTCTTCTCGCTTTTACAGGATTTGTTACGGTATACTTTAACAAAAAGACATCCAATATCTTTACAGGGGCTTTTGTGAATGCCATGTTTATTACCTGGTATGTTGTTGCAGGTCAAGCTACCCACTTTTTTAGGTAGACTCGGGATGTTGATATAAATGCTAATAACGGTTAACAAGTCTGTTTTTAAAAGGGAGCTGTTTTGCAACAGCCCCCTTTTAAGTGGGTACCAAATCACTTCTTTAATTCCTGTTTTCCGGTTATTTTGCTCTTTTCATCAATTTTAAACGTAGCTTTGGCATCATCGTTGGTGAAATACACGTTTCCATCTACAGTAGCATCAACCAGCTGGAAGTTTTTCGCATTTACATATACATCACCTTTGAAGGTTCCGCTCTGAATTCTCGCATTCAGGCTGTTGATAGTAAGCTTTGGCGCGGTTAAAGTGTATCTGGCTGTTACATTACGCTTGTCATCTTGTGCGTACAAAGCAATCTTACGTTGAATGACATCATTTCCGGCATCATCCTTTTTACCGTTCTTAAACTCCCCATCGAGAATGAGATCTTTATCAAATTTCAAATCCTTTATTGTGCATATGATCCATGTACCGGTAGTGCCTAAAGCCTTTTCAAAAGCAGCTTCATTATCTACTATTGAGGCTGTAGTTACTACCTCAGGGGTTGTTTCGGGTGGTGTCGTCTGAGGCGGATTCGTTGCCTGATCCTGGGTTTTCGGAGACGGTGTAGGCGCAGGCTGGTTACACCCCGCCAGAAGTGAGGTTAATACTACTAGCACCAGCAATATTATTTTTGCTTTCATTAAATAATTCCTCCTTATGTGTAGAAAGTTTACATGAATATATTATTTACTGAATAATAATAATTAATGTGGGAAAAGTTCCCATTTGCTGCTATAAATCAATAATACCGCCAGTGCAATGAAATTGGAGCAATAAAACTAGTGCAATAAATATGCAAATACTGTATAATATACATAAATATTTCTAAAGACTTTAAAAAACATAAATACTAAGCTGAATAAAATTGCAAGTGACTGGCTGAAAGCCAGTTAGAGGGAATTGGGTGAGAAACCCAAGCGGTCACGCCGCTGTAAAGGGGAGAATTTCTGCATGATGTCACTGGGTAAACCGGGAAGGCGCAGAGAGACAATGATCCTAAGCCAGAATACCTGCTTGTAACTGTTGCTGTAGTACCTGCGAGTGATGGGGAGACTGAAAGAAGCTGGGATTTTTTTACGCTTTTTTACCCTTAACCGCTCAGGTTAAGGTTTTTTATTTTTTGAAAACCAAGTGGCAGAGCCACTTGTGTACTTTTGCAATCAGGGGGAGTTAAAATGCATTTGGGGGATAATACCATACCTTTGACACAGGCTGCCGTGTATGGAGTAGTCTCAGGAGCTGCCGTAGCCCTGGGCATAAGGAAATATTACAAAGAAACCAAAGAAAAGTTGGATTACAAGATACTTTGTGGGATATTTACAGCGTTTGTTTTTACTGTAACCATATTTGAGATACCTATGCCCTTCGGGTCAACGGAACACCCTGCCGGTACGCCGTTGGTATCGATTTTCATGGGGCCTCTTATTACACCATTCATCAGTACCATTGTACTATTGCTGGAGCTTCTCTTCAGAGAAGGAGCAATTATAACCCTGGGTGCAAATGTATTCTCTTTGGGTATTGTCGGTGGAACAGTGGGATGGGCTGTGTTTAAGCTGTCAAGAAAATTCGGGGCAGGACTACTTTTTGCAGGCTTTGCTGCAGGATTCCTGGGAGATATATGTGTTTATGCAGCGACAGCTGCACAGCTGGCTTTGGGACAGTTGCAAAGTAAATCCTTCTGGTTCTACTTTTTAGCTTTTGTACCAGGACAAATCCCTCTGGCTGTAGTTGAAGGGATATTTACAGGACTTGTGCTAAGGTTCATTTATATCAGAAGGCCTGAAATGTTAAGGGAATTCAAAGTAGGATAAATTATTTGGAGGAATAAAAAGTGCTAAGTCGGTGGAAAAGATATATTGAGGCGGAAAACAAAATAGTTGCCGTAGTACTTCTGGTTTTGGCAATAGGCATAGCACAGTCGAAAAGTATTTTATCTGTCACAGCTGGAGTCATCATGCTTTTGTTGATTATAACCCATAAAAGAAC includes these proteins:
- a CDS encoding alpha/beta fold hydrolase, coding for MKKSRLVIVSLIIILIGCLIASGVQTDFGNVKIKDVRIAGADGNIIHGYLYIPKGVTSKNPAPGIVTIHGYINSLETQSGFNIEYARRGYVVLSIDMPGHGYSDTRPGEFAGFFSGGVDAVGYMATLPIVDKTKIAIEGHSMGGWNAVLAQAYLGKLLNTVVLVGSSPSTFGLPAVEASSPYNFALVYGKYDEFYSVMYETKKPIEVLSSPKMKTAFGTSESIAANKLYGSFENKTARKIYITDDTHPGEHISKESIGAAVEFVQSAMPGLKVIDPNDQVWPWKEFGTLVALLGIGLFIISLGALLLDTPYFGRLKLPVPENLKFRGSKALWGIMAVIATAIPALTFFKFYHLADKITAKALMPQKITNAIVIWALLNALIFLVIFLIWHFAFAKKAGGNYYSYGLSTDSEGRTFKWGYLGKTFLLSALVIASAYLLSVMALVFFKVDFRIWVVALKAMNTSQLGMFFIYLIPFFIFFLINGLAAHSYLRFKTNEGNGRSAAISYVASAAIGCLGMAVLVILQVVHLLTAETLMFPTEALQGIIAYQFVPLLAFTGFVTVYFNKKTSNIFTGAFVNAMFITWYVVAGQATHFFR
- a CDS encoding energy-coupling factor ABC transporter permease codes for the protein MHLGDNTIPLTQAAVYGVVSGAAVALGIRKYYKETKEKLDYKILCGIFTAFVFTVTIFEIPMPFGSTEHPAGTPLVSIFMGPLITPFISTIVLLLELLFREGAIITLGANVFSLGIVGGTVGWAVFKLSRKFGAGLLFAGFAAGFLGDICVYAATAAQLALGQLQSKSFWFYFLAFVPGQIPLAVVEGIFTGLVLRFIYIRRPEMLREFKVG